A portion of the Ricinus communis isolate WT05 ecotype wild-type chromosome 10, ASM1957865v1, whole genome shotgun sequence genome contains these proteins:
- the LOC112537084 gene encoding uncharacterized protein LOC112537084 gives MNLMLPVLLDREENGLLAHSFSIACYVEMNSAFAGSSTKQKPNTKNGECSSGKAYLVFDDEHRAPSRRPATSNNYGFMGNCDDGFGMHNTRICHKLISDHIEKQLDLHKSGSQMQKVMEVDYSLEKYEDLFTQQFGNLSTSCKVKRSKLSVGRRYSARFTVRWDYPGDCKKLFDTPAHEVSKTLKYGGKATPCTTSGNPELQNLEEEQETSSSKQEVKNSIQNPSHALPQGESTKCVLEEHFLNISLKEAMDQKEQISEGSNLQERTITCMEALLQLDAAAQNVLNLFTELGTLVSKEEISNGSGAKLYDEADKLLPSIAGKLNAVAKLVQCRNDSKFSSMVQVSGFEPRLETFAENLSERVM, from the exons ATGAACCTCATGTTGCCTGTTCTCTTAGATAGAGAAGAGAATGGCCTCTTGGCCCATTCTTTCAGTATTGCATGCTATGTTGAGATGAACTCTGCTTTTGCTGGGAG CAGTACAAAACAGAAACCAAATACCAAAAATGGTGAGTGCTCCTCTGGAAAAGCATACCTAGTTTTTGATGATGAGCATAGAGCCCCTTCAAGAAGACCTGCTACTTCCAATAATTACGGTTTTATGGGTAATTGTGATGATGGTTTTGGCATGCATAATACAAGAATATgccataaattaatttcagatCACATTGAAAAGCAACTGGATTTGCATAAATCTGGAAGCCAAATGCAGAAAGTTATGGAAGTTGATTACTCCCTTGAGAAGTATGAAGACCTTTTCACGCAGCAGTTTGGCAATTTATCAACAAGCTGCAAG GTGAAGAGAAGTAAATTATCAGTGGGAAGAAGGTATTCTGCACGATTTACTGTGCGGTGGGACTATCCTGGAGATTGCAAGAAACTGTTTGATACACCAGCCCATGAAGTAAGTAAAACCCTGAAATATGGGGGAAAAGCTACACCGTGCACCACCTCGGGGAACCCAGAACTCCAGAATCTGGAAGAAGAGCAGGAGACAAGTTCTTCTAAACAG GAAGTGAAGAACTCCATACAGAATCCAAGTCATGCTCTACCACAAGGCGAATCAACTAAATGTGTCCTTGAAGAACATTTTTTAAACATCAGTTTAAAAGAAGCAATGGATCAGAAGGAGCAGATATCTGAAGGAAGTAATTTGCAGGAAAGAACGATTACATGCATGGAAGCATTGCTCCAATTGGACGCCGCTGCTCAGAAtgttcttaatttatttacagaATTAGGTACATTAGTCTCTAAAGAAGAAATTTCAAACGGATCTGGAGCTAAGTTATATGATGAGGCTGACAAGTTACTTCCATCAATTGCTGGAAAACTTAATGCAGTTGCGAAACTGGTGCAATGCAGAAACGACTCTAAATTCAGCAGTATGGTGCAGGTTTCAGGATTCGAACCTCGGTTAGAAACATTTGCTGAGAATTTATCAGAAAGAGTCATGTAG